In a genomic window of Zingiber officinale cultivar Zhangliang chromosome 9B, Zo_v1.1, whole genome shotgun sequence:
- the LOC122022987 gene encoding protein DETOXIFICATION 49-like: MCKDPSCQFYLHCELTAPFGVVEKPPLPSVVATKPPDSGTACSAFVEARSIMNVALPIVLTGLLLYCRSIISMLFLGRLGDLALAGGSLAIGVANITGYSVLSGLAMGMEPICGQAFGARRYRLLSFALHRAVLLLLAASFPIALLWYYILPLLLLLGQDPALASVAASYLHACLPDLFLQSLLHPLRIYLRTQSITLPLTICASLAVVLHLPINFLLVSVLHLGIGGVALGSVLFNLNAVLFLIIYIYFSGTDRRTGGLTFGSECFREWRPLLGLAIPSCISVCLEWWWYEIMVILCGLLVNPAATIASMGILIQMTSLIYIFPSSLGISVSTRVGNELGANRPDRARRAAEVGQWCSAALGLLALGFTLAVRHTWARMFTYDAPIMELTAAALPLLGLCELGNCPQTTGCGVLRGSARPKLGAIINLGSFYLVGAPVAVALAFWTPLDFRGLWLGMLAAQATCSALMLLAVRKTDWEEQAAHARSLTGAEADAGDESPSKQPPWQ, encoded by the coding sequence ATGTGCAAAGATCCGTCATGCCAATTTTACCTCCACTGTGAGCTCACCGCTCCTTTCGGGGTCGTCGAGAAGCCACCCCTGCCGTCGGTCGTGGCCACCAAGCCTCCCGACAGCGGAACGGCCTGCTCTGCATTTGTGGAAGCCAGATCCATTATGAATGTCGCCTTGCCGATAGTTCTGACCGGCTTACTCCTCTACTGCCGCTCCATCATCTCCATGCTCTTCCTCGGCCGGCTCGGCGATCTCGCCCTCGCTGGCGGCTCCCTGGCCATAGGCGTCGCCAACATCACCGGCTATTCCGTGCTCTCAGGCCTTGCCATGGGCATGGAACCCATATGCGGCCAGGCCTTCGGGGCGCGCCGCTACCGCCTCCTCAGTTTTGCCCTCCACCGCgccgtcctcctcctcctcgccgcTTCCTTCCCCATTGCTCTGCTCTGGTACTAcatcctccctctcctccttctcctaGGCCAGGACCCCGCCCTGGCCTCCGTCGCCGCCTCCTACCTCCACGCTTGCCTCCCAGACCTTTTCCTCCAGTCCTTACTCCACCCGCTCCGAATTTACCTCCGGACGCAGTCCATCACCCTCCCGTTGACCATCTGCGCCAGCCTCGCCGTCGTCCTCCACCTTCCCATCAATTTCCTCCTCGTCTCCGTCCTCCATCTAGGAATCGGCGGCGTCGCCCTTGGATCCGTTTTATTCAACCTTAACGCCGTCCTCTTCCTGATCATCTACATCTACTTCTCCGGCACTGACCGCAGAACCGGCGGTCTAACCTTTGGGTCGGAATGCTTCAGGGAATGGAGACCGTTGCTAGGCCTCGCTATTCCTAGCTGCATCTCCGTGTGCCTGGAGTGGTGGTGGTACGAGATCATGGTCATCTTGTGCGGGCTTCTGGTAAATCCGGCGGCCACCATCGCCTCCATGGGGATTCTGATCCAGATGACGTCGCTAAtctacattttcccttcctcgcTCGGCATTAGCGTGTCCACCCGCGTCGGCAACGAGCTCGGTGCGAACCGACCGGACCGGGCCCGGCGGGCCGCAGAAGTCGGGCAGTGGTGTAGCGCCGCGCTGGGGCTCCTGGCCCTCGGATTTACGCTCGCGGTGCGCCACACGTGGGCGAGGATGTTCACGTACGATGCGCCCATCATGGAGCTTACGGCGGCTGCGCTGCCCCTGCTGGGGCTGTGCGAGCTGGGAAACTGCCCGCAAACCACCGGATGCGGCGTCCTGCGGGGCAGTGCGCGCCCAAAACTAGGCGCAATCATCAACCTCGGTTCGTTCTACCTCGTCGGTGCACCAGTTGCTGTCGCGCTGGCGTTCTGGACGCCACTCGACTTCCGGGGTCTCTGGCTCGGGATGCTTGCGGCGCAGGCGACCTGCTCCGCCCTGATGTTGCTCGCCGTCAGAAAGACCGACTGGGAAGAGCAGGCAGCGCATGCTCGAAGCCTGACAGGTGCAGAAGCCGATGCCGGCGATGAGTCGCCGTCAAAGCAGCCGCCGTGGCAGTGA